The Dermochelys coriacea isolate rDerCor1 chromosome 7, rDerCor1.pri.v4, whole genome shotgun sequence genome window below encodes:
- the FUT11 gene encoding alpha-(1,3)-fucosyltransferase 11: MGVRGGGQGRASGPRCCLIASVVLAVLAAGAWPLAAGEWELPEGPPEPRGRSPFQPSTGLPPVEFGAVVAASYRGPGNGDTRRNRELPILLWWSPGLFPHFPGDTERIDCARRSCLVTRRRRVALHQRTKAIIFYGTDFRAYEAPLPRLPHQTWALFHEESPMNNYLLSHRPGISLFNYTATFRRESDYPLTLQWLPSLAYLRRAALPLAEKERWRKQGYAPVLYMQSHCDVPSDRDRYVRELMKHIQVDSYGKCLNNRELPSERLRDTSTATTEDSEFMTFISRYKFHLAMENAICNDYMTEKLWRPMHLGAIPVYRGSPSVRDWMPDDLSIILVDDFGSPQELAQFLDFLDRNGEEYLKYLEYKKPGGITNQFLLENMERREWGVNDMTLPNYLNGFECFICDRENIRITSERDHKKSRGKVPPPEPHIAQFTHMGCPMPAPGFGNIEDLSAGDSWKEMWLQDYWQSLDQGEALATMIRHNESHQGRFWDYMHEIFVKRTRQQ; encoded by the exons ATGGGCGTTCGGGGCGGCGGGCAGGGCCGGGCGTCCGGGCCGCGCTGTTGCCTTATAGCGAGCGTGGTGCTGGCGGTGCTGGCCGCGGGGGCCTGGCCGCTCGCAGCCGGAGAGTGGGAGCTGCCGGAGGGGCCGCCCGAGCCCCGCGGCCGCTCCCCTTTCCAGCCCAGCACCGGCCTGCCCCCGGTGGAGTTCGGGGCGGTGGTCGCGGCCTCGTACCGGGGCCCTGGGAACGGCGACACCCGCCGCAACCGGGAGCTGCCCATCCTGCTGTGGTGGAGCCCGGGCCTCTTCCCGCACTTCCCGGGAGACACGGAGCGCATCGACTGCGCGCGCCGCTCCTGCCTGGTGACCCGGCGCCGGCGGGTGGCGCTGCACCAGCGCACCAAGGCCATTATCTTCTACGGGACGGACTTCCGGGCCTACGAGGCCCCGCTGCCGCGCCTGCCCCACCAGACCTGGGCGCTGTTCCACGAGGAGTCCCCCATGAACAACTACCTGCTCTCCCACCGGCCCGGCATCAGCCTCTTCAACTACACCGCCACCTTCCGGAGGGAGTCGGACTATCCCCTGACCCTGCAGTGGCTGCCCAGCCTGGCCTACCTGCGCCGGGCCGCCCTGCCGCTGGCGGAAAAGGAGCGGTGGCGAAAGCAGGGCTATGCCCCGGTGCTGTACATGCAGTCCCACTGCGACGTCCCCTCCGACAGGGACAGATACGTGCGGGAGCTCATGAAACACATCCAG GTAGACTCCTATGGTAAATGCCTGAATAACCGAGAGCTTCCCAGTGAGAGGCTGAGGGACACTTCTACAGCCACAACAGAGGATTCTGAATTCATGACCTTTATCTCCAGGTACAAGTTTCATCTTGCCATGGAGAATGCCATATGCAATGACTACATGACCGAGAAGCTGTGGCGTCCAATGCATTTGGGCGCCATCCCTGTATACCGAGGCTCCCCATCTGTGCGGGACTGGATGCCTGATGACCTCTCCATCATCCTCGTGGATGATTTTGGAAGCCCCCAAGAGCTAGCACAGTTCCTTGACTTCCTGGACAGGAATGGAGAGGAGTATTTGAAATATCTGGAGTATAAGAAGCCGGGAGGCATTACAAACCAGTTTCTGCTGGAGAACATGGAGAGACGTGAGTGGGGAGTGAATGACATGACTTTGCCCAATTACCTGAATGGCTTTGAGTGTTTCATCTGTGATAGGGAGAACATCCGAATCACTAGTGAGAGGGATCATAAGAAATCTCGTGGGAAGGTGCCACCTCCTGAACCCCACATAGCTCAGTTCACACACATGGGATGTCCCATGCCAGCCCCTGGCTTTGGAAACATTGAGGATCTCTCTGCAGGAGACAG CTGGAAGGAGATGTGGCTACAGGATTATTGGCAGAGTCTTGACCAGGGTGAGGCTCTCGCCACCATGATTCGCCACAACGAGTCTCATCAGGGAAGATTTTGGGATTATATGCATGAGATCTTCGTGAAGAGGACCAGACAGCAGTGA